The genomic window TCACGTTGACTATCCTTTCTCATCACGGACGCAAGAAACAATTAGTCGAAACGGTAGTAGAAAAAGAAAATCTGATGGATTTACCAGAGACTACTTAATCGATTCTTTTAATCGAACGATTTACCCCTTTAAAATGAAAGCCTCAGCTGAGTACCAAATAGGCCGAGGCTTTTTTTATAAAAAATTAAACCATTTTTACTTGCTATTTTGAGAATGTTTGATAGGCTTATAAAGAAATAGACTATCTTATTAACAGATCGGGGATTTTTAGAATGGATACAAATTTTCAATTTTTAGGCCTTATATTTATCATTAATTTAGCATATGTAGCATTAAATACGATTCGATTTATGCTGACTATGAAAGGGTATCGACTGATTGCCCCTCTTGTTTCAATGGTTGAAATTACTATTTATATTGTCGGGTTAGGATTGGTTCTCGATCGACTAGATAATTTTTTGAATATTGCGGCTTATGCACTCGGCTATGGTGTTGGGATTGCTGTTGGAATCCAAATTGAAGAGTACTTGGCACTGGGACATATTATGGTAACGGCTATCGTACCTGATGTAAAAAGTGAAATTGCTGAAGCTTTACGAGATTTAGGCTATGGTGTCACAACGAGTTATGCTTTGGGTAAAGAAGGCGATCGGTTAGTGTTAGAGATATTGACTACTCGCAAATCGGAAAGGAAATTATACAAACAAATTAGTGAAATAGAATCTAAAGCTTTTGTTATTTCTTATGAACCTAAATATATCAGTGGTGGTTTTTGGACCAAGAAAGTTAAAAAAAGAAGGAACG from Carnobacterium iners includes these protein-coding regions:
- a CDS encoding DUF2179 domain-containing protein, whose translation is MDTNFQFLGLIFIINLAYVALNTIRFMLTMKGYRLIAPLVSMVEITIYIVGLGLVLDRLDNFLNIAAYALGYGVGIAVGIQIEEYLALGHIMVTAIVPDVKSEIAEALRDLGYGVTTSYALGKEGDRLVLEILTTRKSERKLYKQISEIESKAFVISYEPKYISGGFWTKKVKKRRNALKQRGEL